The following is a genomic window from Zerene cesonia ecotype Mississippi chromosome 25, Zerene_cesonia_1.1, whole genome shotgun sequence.
GCTCGTGAACCGTTTAACGATAGAAAGTTTTTACGCTGCATACGAACCTCTTGAAGAAGAGATGTTAAGAAGAGTCGTTGATCCAGATATGCCATCATTACATGAATTGAGTAATAATgtggatttaatattttataatagctaTCCAATTTGGTCAGACCAACAGCCAGTGCCACCTAATGTTGTCTATGTGGGGGGAATACACAAGAATCCCATAAAGGAATTACCTCAGGTGAGCTAAGCTTATTtgtgtttcattattttcattgattttatactttttcaaCTTCGTTATGGTTTTTACTTGTAgtgttatgaaaaatagtgtacatattcatatttttgattaatcaCATTGTGACCCTTACAATCTTTAAAAACTAAGTTCAGTTTCGTTTGACACTGATTCCCATACAAAATCAAAGTTCAGTAGATCAGCTTACTGTAGTTTCACATCCACCACATTCTACAACGCGATCCATGCAAATGCTCTTAGCCGGTTTAGGCATGTAAAAGAACAAATttgatattgattttgaaaCTCACTTTCTCTCATGTATacttgaaagaatttttgctATTGGTCTTATAGTTACTGAGATGAGGGCGCTTAAACAAACCAACTGtccagatttattttattttaagtattatagcAGTACAATTATTTGCTCGAACCAACTCAGAGAGATGTgttccttttcctttccccATAATAGGCcattaagaatataattatggTCTATTAAAGAATATACTTTCTGTAGTGACTTATACAGCgtaaacacaattattattactattataatggAGCTacgttttgtattaataagtCTTGATGTCCGATGACGATGTAATTcccaaacatacattttttgctagtggtaaattatacaaaaagtgTACCTACATCGAACAGTGAATAAAAACACGATTCTAAAACGCTTTTTTACAAACGCATACTGATAAactatgtttttgtttattcggTTTTATTTAGcacttttatattgaaactattcctatgttttatgttacatGAAATACTACTAAGACtggatttatttcattaaatcattttcgaatatattatgtattctatTTGTTTGATAATACTCATATGATTTCAAAAGAATAATGACTAATTATTCGAAAATCTACACAATCCTAAAAACAGCTGTGGTGGCTCAATCattcgtaaattattttttgtggaATTCCCAGTATATACTTGTTGACTCAATAACTCTATGTAACCTTAACCCTGTGTCTGTCTTTATCGGTCTGGATACTGCGATACGAACATCCGAGTTCccgaacaaataaattaatttgatagcgaaacatttttatacttattgtttatatattagctACCTATataggttaaaataaaacttatgtatatagatactTTATGTGGATTAAACTCTAAaacactacatagtataaagcaaagtcgcttcatGCGTCGATATAGTAAGCTTAGATTTTCAAAagtacacaacggattttgatgcattttattaatagatagagtaattcaagaggaaggtttatatgtataataacattcattaaacCACTCCAAATTTAAggcgtgcaaagccgcgggcagtaAGCTAGTTTGCTATATATGCGTGAATTAAACCATACTAAAGAGCTTCCTCTCTAAACAAGGACCGAAGTTCCTACATTTTATTGGTCAAGCCCATTCCGTGTTTGTATAATTCGCAAGTAAATTAGCATCAATTTCTACCCAACATTTTAAGAgagttatttatgtatattttaacaacatactaaatattaaaaagaagtgatgattgattgaaatttttgATCAGAGGTAACTCGTTTGTATGGAGTTTATGAGTCTTATAGGCTATAGTATGAGTTTAAGGTTTTTGTATATGCTTCGGTATAacatctacataatatatagtgaCTTCGGAATCAGAAATTTCAGGTTTGTCAGATGGTGGATCCCTTCGTtgatttaaaactacacaaaaaGGAGCTAAACTCTATTGACTCGTTACCTGTACCTGATGgacgtatttattaattagggTAAAGTAAAATCAATGCATTATAAAAATCGTCAAGAGTTAGCGAGACGTTTtcagtcatcatcatcatcatcatcagtccatatatgttcccactgctgggacacaggcctcctatgagggttcaggccataatccaccacgctggccaagtgcgggttgccagatgtcacatgtcgtcgaactttttaattcttggacatgccggtttcctcacgatgttttccttcaccgtttaagcagtggtgatgttatccacatgcgcagataaattgaaaaatcaatttatttcctgcacgctcgcctggtctcgaacccggacttatcgattttgaagtccgaggttctcaccactgagccaacACTGCTTTTCAGTACATGATCTTAACCGATGTTTGCACATAGCGTGGAGGTTCTCatggcacagataacataaaactgtATGTGCTGGTAGGaggtacaattttttttttaaataataatcattaataataatcaaaattgtttatggaCCGTTGGTATAAGCATCATAAAATGTAGCGTATCTTTAATGATTGAGCCTTGGTGTTTTGacattgtttattcaatattcgACCCAACTAATTTGTAAACAACTGACTACATAAATTTGGCAGCTGTTCAAAATCACAGCAAATTCTTATCACgttgaaaattattcaacCCGGCTCccttttgattttatatgtaagaaacatataaaattgttatttcataaccttacttatattttttgttattatttaaattaagtacttGATTTGATATTGTGTCTTCTCTGTGTTTTACTGATGTTTTCTTTTCacgctttatattattagcttcacctatattatatattatatttgcatgtaaccgactcctttagacacGATTTTGACACACTTTAGAGaacagatttcattcaaactttgtacacctATCGTGGATCagtcacaataaaattttatgagttttatcttttataatttccttacttctttataatcctactaatgttataaatgcgaaagtttgtaaggatgtgtgtgtttgttgctctttcacgcgataACTACTGAATATCATGCaatgccatgaaatttggtacgtagacaactggacaactggaataaaatataggcaactttttatcccgataccccacgggattcggacttactctggtgaaaccgcggggcgcagctagttctctATAAGGGCAAGGGAGAAAATGTTGTTGATTGttttaaagcgtgttttatactataatttttgtttttattgcctTGTGATGATAAATAAACGTTGTTTATTCtttctgtttatattaaaccCTATTCGTTTGTTCTCAGGATTTAAAATCGTATCTCGATTCATCAAAAAATGGCGTCATCTACATAAGCTTCGGGAATAATATCAAGCCCTCGCTCCTGCCCATTGAAAAGGTCCAGATGTTGACTAGAATATTCTCTGAACTACCTCAGAATGTACTGTGGAGATGGGACGTGGATGTAGCCAATAAGTCtgcaaatgtgaaaataacgCAATGGGTGCCGCAATCGGACTTGCTGAGTAAGACTTATTTCCGGGATAGAAACTAACGATATTCTCGGATCTCAAACTATATGCATGCcagatttcatcaaaatcagtttcGTAGCTTAGGCGTGAAGAGGTACAGAGTCAAAGTATTTCTAGTTGCcgtaaagtattaaatactcAATCCGTTTTGGTCTTTACccgaattattaaaatcaataaataaataaattattatttttttaataatatcaccGCATTATTTGGAGgattgaattttcaatttattaaacagaAGCTATTGCGCCATCATCcgagataaaaaaatgaacacTCTAGCACACAGAAATAGCTTTACTGAGTAAGTATTACTCAGTAAACTTATTTCTCTGTTTAAATAAGTTGATATcccatctacactaatattataaagaggaagcttgtgtatttttttattttgtaacgtcctcgcaaaaaccactggacagatttcgaaattctttcaccattaggtAGCTGCAACTTGTTGAGGTGACTCAGGCTATAAACATACCACGGGAAAAGCCAGGGCAGATcgcaaatttaacaaattctaTCAACTACCACTTTCAGGACATCCCAACATAAAGCTATTCATAATGCAAGGGGGGCTTCAATCAACAGAAGAAGCTATTGACGCTGGAGTACCTCTCATCGGTATACCAATGCTGGCTGACCAATGGTACAATGTTGagaaatacacatattttggTATAGGGAAGAGACTTGACATGGAAAGCTCTACTGAAGATGAATTCAGAGAGGCTCTTAAAACCGTTCTAGAAGATAAAAGGTGAGTTTAATGCCTACTAATCATACATGcgaaagtaattaattttcgtCCGTCTGTCTTTATTCCTAAGCTACGGAACTCATACggaatatttgatttgattaatttcaaagaaatCTGTTAAACGGGAACTATGCGGGGCAAAACCCCggtatctatatatgtatatttactacgcgggcgaagctgttttcgcgtgaaagagtaacatacaACCAtttatccatacatacatacttacttacttatcCACGCACAtcccaaactactggaccaattgAGCTGAAATGCCGATGAAAAAACTACCCACAAGGATACATAATTGGGTTTGAAAGCTTGtacctaaaaaatatatttcaaccaCGCGAACGTATCAGCAGGCAGCAGCTAGCACAATCTAAATGTCATTTTCTCTTATAGCTATCGAGAAAATGTGATAAAGCTTCGTAAACTATTGAAAGACCAGCCTCAGAACGGGCTGGAGCGCGCCGTGTGGTGGACGGAGTACGTGCTGCGGCACGGAGGGGCGAAGCACCTGCGGTCCCCCGCCGCCAACATGCCCTGGACTGAGTACTAtgagattaaattattgttaacgtTCCTCGCTGTCTTGTTAATCGCTGGAAGCATATTGTGTTCAGCGTTATTCTATGTATTTAGAATATTGAGCCGAATTAGTGTTAAGGTAAAATCGGCTTAATTGTAAAGGCccgaaaagttattttatgttatattttgtaatttatctaatatgtatgtataaatttgtaaaaagacTACCCATACTTTCCtatattcctctcgtcaatagTTTCTTAATCCGTTTCCagtttgaagtcggcaatccatttgtagaggcgtaaggtccgcAAACGACCTTATgcttctccaaatgtccatgggcggcggtggcgcttaccatcagacacCCCAttagctccattgccgacaatgacataatgataagaaatataagagaatttaaattatttaaatcctcTCTATTGATAAGTCGTAGATAAttgaatttgtataataaatctgtattttaagttctttacaaaatatagcTTAATTATGTGACAAACGTTATCTTATAAAGAAACTTTCGGTagataaaacttttaactaCTGGATACAGAAACGAAATGtgataatgttgttttttttcacaCTTATTTCAACctcgtaaataaataaaataaatataaaaccccTAACGATGTGCAGCcaatatcattatattgtatacagcaaagtcgcttcccgcaagatctatgtatacatacacatatgtATACTTAGAACTTAACAACTACACTAggattttgattgttttttttttgtaatagatagAATATTTCAAGATAAAGGTTTACATGTACAATGACATCTATAAAAccactccgaatttaacgcgtgcgaagcagTTTTCCAAGATTCAGTAAATCcttaggaaaataaataaaacttttgctTAATTGCGTCAAGTCTGCGGTTTCTTCCATTTTGAATTTAGTTTACAAAATTGAATAAGACCTATCACATACTTGAGGCGAAACAACTTGGAACTAAGTTAAACCACAATTATGTAACACATACAAGACAGTTATATACGTCACCGTCAAAGTGTTAACACCGTCACACATGGATCTATCCCACGTGATTGTAATCTGTCAAAAAATGTGATCCTAACATACTGCTTACATGGACTTtctatatgtgtatatatatatggggagccggaggcccatatcctttcgcttacccttcccagtcctgtcctttattcctctcgtcaatcctttcttcattCCTTTCCAATtcaagtcggcaatccatttgtagaggcgtaagttcTGCAATCGACCacacgcctctccaaatgttcatgggcggtggtagcgcttgctatcaggcgacccaccagcacCATGGCCaacgataacataaaaaatatgttgcaTGGCATTTCgatacgtatatttttaaaactgcacAGAAGGTATATATGCCAGTTACACAGAAAA
Proteins encoded in this region:
- the LOC119836596 gene encoding UDP-glucosyltransferase 2-like, giving the protein MFPIVLLSILVAQAYGARILAVVPTPSLSHQVVFRPLTQELARRGHEVVIITPDPVFTNNNAPANLTEIDVREVSYEAWRKHFLTNKAIGKKGDLVHTVDLFLQQFGKVLEMQLQTDDVKRIIRGERGNFDLLILEAAVRPALVFSHIFKVPVIQMSSFGAMLNSNSIVGAPSHPFLYPWILNQRLYNLTMWDKIQELVNRLTIESFYAAYEPLEEEMLRRVVDPDMPSLHELSNNVDLIFYNSYPIWSDQQPVPPNVVYVGGIHKNPIKELPQDLKSYLDSSKNGVIYISFGNNIKPSLLPIEKVQMLTRIFSELPQNVLWRWDVDVANKSANVKITQWVPQSDLLRHPNIKLFIMQGGLQSTEEAIDAGVPLIGIPMLADQWYNVEKYTYFGIGKRLDMESSTEDEFREALKTVLEDKSYRENVIKLRKLLKDQPQNGLERAVWWTEYVLRHGGAKHLRSPAANMPWTEYYEIKLLLTFLAVLLIAGSILCSALFYVFRILSRISVKVKSA